The following are encoded in a window of Perca fluviatilis chromosome 21, GENO_Pfluv_1.0, whole genome shotgun sequence genomic DNA:
- the LOC120551490 gene encoding nucleolar transcription factor 1-B-like — MSGTETVTEESGWTKANLQKLLAAMKTSIPEHDMMSAYTKGLKNVDWNMVAFPPFSPEACQEKWREILQKMRKTRTLTELIVEAEDVISNPVKNMKIHPEFPKKPSPPNAIFCEENWAKFHEKHPNMSHRKVFRRLMKKYQALSDEEKAQYVEKSELAMEGYRKKMQQFRKQYKLPPCREPKACQKRKRLSADTPKQGEEGTKVAKDLPPKPPFNGYNLFCKEQRASMTGFSGNTYVSVWAQRWRDLTERQREEYSTRCRELKRQYSVKLNKYLMTFDKEEQQRILNENGIKRPHEHKSIVKKVARKLPGEPKMPSRSGNVIFCKNQMELLKEKFPNSNERFTKVNQMWHALSDREKERYKAEVCQKVNKYSMELQKWFKTLPAAEQEAYRIRNPSKLQFLIVNQMKDDREEPCGAAYRPSDSEDEDIEDSSSDEEEEDNSDCYQVEEEEDNDVIMFKVF, encoded by the exons ATGAGTGGAACTGAGACTGTGACTGAAGAATCTG GGTGGACCAAGGCAAACCTCCAGAAGCTTCTCGCTGCAATGAAAACCAGCATCCCAGAACATGACATGATGAGCGCATATACCAAAGGACTGAAGAATGTGGACTGGAATATGGTGGctttcccccctttctctcctgAAGCATGCCAAGAAAAGTGGAGAGAGATTTTGCAGAAG ATGCGAAAGACTCGGACCCTCACAGAGCTCATCGTTGAAGCTGAAGATGTAATTTCCAATCCGGTCAAGAATATGAAG ATCCATCCAGAGTTCCCGAAGAAACCCAGCCCGCCAAATGCCATTTTTTGTGAGGAGAACTGGGCCAAGTTTCACGAGAAGCACCCAAATATGAGCCACCGAAAGGTGTTCAGACGCCTAATGAAGAAATACCAGGCACTCTCAGATGAAGAGAAG GCTCAATATGTGGAGAAATCTGAGCTTGCAATGGAGGGATACAGGAAAAAGATGCAGCAGTTCAG aaaacaatacaaattaCCTCCCTGCCGGGAGCCCAAAGCCTGCCAGAAGAGGAAGAGACTCTCTGCAGACACTCCCAAA CAGGGAGAAGAGGGTACTAAAGTTGCAAAGGACCTGCCTCCCAAGCCTCCTTT caATGGTTATAATCTATTCTGCAAAGAACAACGTGCGTCCATGACGGGTTTCTCTGGAAATACCTACGTGAGTGTCTGGGCCCAACGTTGGCGAGATTTgactgagagacagagggaagagTACAGCACTCGCTGCAGAGAG TTAAAGAGACAGTATTCGGTCAAGCTGAATAAATATCTAATG ACTTTTGATAAGGAGGAGCAGCAGCGTATCCTAAATGAGAATGGCATCAAAAGACCTCATGAGCATAAG AGCATTGTGAAAAAAGTTGCACGGAAACTTCCTGGCGAGCCCAAGATGCCATCTCG ATCTGGTAATGTCATTTTCTGCAAAAACCAGATGGAACTTCTGAAGGAGAAATTCCCAAACTCAAATGAGCGCTTCACCAAGGTCAACCAAATGTGGCATGCCCTCTCCGATAGGGAGAAGGAACGCTACAAAGCggaagtatgtcaaaaagttaaTAAATACTCGATGGAGCTGCAGAAGTGGTTTAAG ACATTGCCGGCAGCAGAGCAGGAAGCTTATCGAATACGTAACCCCAgt AAATTGCAATTCCTTATTGTCAACCAAATGAAAGATGACAGAGAAGAACCATGTGGAGCTGCGTACAGACCATCA GATTCAGAAGACGAAGACATTGAGGACAGCAGCAGTgacgaagaagaagaggacaatTCGGACTGTTATCAG GTCGAGGAGGAAGAAGACAACGATGTCATCATGTTTAAGGTGTTTTAA
- the smarcd2 gene encoding SWI/SNF-related matrix-associated actin-dependent regulator of chromatin subfamily D member 2, producing MASRGGGFMNLNVNPMNVGHAAGMRMPGMPQPPAGYSRSMNNAPQYQRPGMPPNRVGGPMGSMGGQLPGPSYGGGNMSMRQGQGMGPPSMDASRKRFLHLHQQQQQEALGGLRRGAKRRKMADKVLPQRIRDLVPESQAYMDLLAFERKLDQTIARKRMEIQEAIKKPIMQKRKLRIYISNTYTPCKPEGEEAEKVSSWELRVEGKLLEEPGKQKKKFSSFFKSLVIELDKELYGPDNHLVEWHRMPTTQETDGFQVKRPGDVNVKCTLLLMLDHQPPQYKLDPRLARLLGVHTQTRASIMQALWLYIKNNKLQDCHEKEYINCNRYFRQIFGCPRMRFSEIPMKLAGLLQHPDPIIINHMISVDPTDQKKTACYDIDVEVDDPLKGQMNGFLSSTTNQQEIAALEMKIHETIEYINQLKTERDFMLSFSNKPQDFIQDWLKSQCRDLKLMTDVTGNPEEERRAEFYQAPWVPEAVGRYVFSKVQQRRQELEQVLGIRLT from the exons ATGGCATCAAGAGGAGGTGGATTCATGAATCTGAATGTGAACCCCATGAATGTTGGGCATGCTGCGGGCATGAGGATGCCAGGTATGCCTCAACCTCCGGCGGGATACTCCCGGAGCATGAACAACGCTCCCCAGTACCAG CGCCCAGGGATGCCACCCAACAGAGTCGGGGGCCCCATGGGGTCAATGGGGGGCCAGCTGCCTGGTCCTTCTTATGGTGGTGGGAACATGTCCATGCGGCAAGGGCAAGGCATGGGGCCTCCAAGCATGGACGCCTCTAGGAAACGGTTCCTTCATCTGcatcaacagcagcagcaagaggCACTGGGAGGCCTAAGACGAGG GGCAAAAAGACGCAAGATGGCTGACAAGGTTCTCCCGCAGAGG ATCCGAGACCTGGTCCCAGAGTCCCAGGCCTACATGGATCTCTTGGCCTTTGAAAGGAAACTGGATCAGACCATCGCCCGAAAGCGTATGGAGATCCAGGAAGCCATCAAGAAGCCCATTATG CAAAAACGCAAGCTTAGGATCTACATTTCTAACACGTACACCCCCTGCAAGCCAGAGGGCGAGGAGGCAGAGAAGGTGTCCTCTTGGGAACTGAGAGTGGAGGGAAAACTTCTGGAGGAA CCTGGCAAGCAGAAGAAGAAGTTCTCATCTTTCTTCAAAAGCCTGGTGATTGAGCTCGATAAGGAGCTCTATGGACCTGACAACCATTTAGTAGAG TGGCACAGAATGCCCACCACTCAGGAGACGGATGGTTTCCAGGTCAAAAGGCCCGGCGACGTGAATGTTAAATGCACCCTTCTCCTCATGCTCGACCACCAG cctcCTCAGTACAAACTGGACCCCCGGTTGGCTCGTCTGCTGGGTGTGCACACACAGACGCGGGCCAGCATCATGCAAGCTCTTTGGCTCTACATCAAGAACAACAAGCTGCAGGATTGTCACGAGAAGGAGTACATCAACTGCAACCGCTATTTCAGACAG ATCTTCGGCTGTCCTCGAATGAGGTTCTCCGAGATTCCCATGAAACTGGCCGGCCTGCTGCAGCACCCTGACCCCATCATTATCAATCACATGATTAG TGTGGACCCCACAGACCAGAAGAAGACAGCGTGCTATGACATTGATGTGGAGGTGGATGACCCACTGAAGGGCCAAATGAACGGTTTCCTGTCCTCTACAACCAACCAACAGGAAATTGCTGCGCTGGAGATGAAG ATCCATGAGACGATTGAGTACATCAACCAGCTGAAGACTGAGAGAGACTTTATGCTGAGCTTCAGCAATAAACCACAGGACTTCATCCAAGACTGGCTCAAGTCTCAGTGCAGAGATCTGAAG ttgATGACGGATGTGACCGGAAacccagaggaggagaggagagctgAGTTCTACCAGGCTCCCTGGGTACCAGAGGCAGTGGGCAGATATGTTTTCTCCAAA GTGCAGCAGAGAAGACAAGAGTTGGAGCAGGTGCTGGGGATCCGACTCACCTAA
- the atxn7l3b gene encoding ataxin-7-like protein 3, with protein MKMEEVSMSSLDNSKLEGLAQDILSDLVEDACLGLCFEVHRAVKQGYFFLDDTDQESMRDFEIVDQPGLDVFGQVYNQWKNKECVCPNCSRSIAASRFAPHLEKCLGMGRNSSRIANRRIVTGNNTNNKSESDQEDNDDVNDNDWSYGAEKKAKKRKSDKNPNSPRRSKSFKHKSSMMGQRRRMDNQESPRMLMKDEAFPQ; from the exons ATGAAAATGGAGGAGGTTTCAATGTCCAGCCTGGACAACAGCAAGCTGGAG GGCCTAGCTCAGGACATCCTGTCTGACCTGGTGGAGGATGCATGCCTGGGTCTTTGCTTCGAGGTACACCGGGCCGTCAAGCAGGGCTATTTTTTCCTGGATGACACGGACCAAGAAAGCATGAGGGACTTTG AAATCGTGGACCAGCCGGGATTGGATGTGTTCGGCCAGGTGTACAACCAGTGGAAAAACAAAGAGTGTGTATGTCCCAACTGCAGCCGAAGCATTGCTGCCTCACGCTTTGCCCCGCATCTGGAGAAATGCCTGGGGATGGGACGCAACAGCAGCCGCATAGCCAACCGCAG AATAGTCACCGGTAACAATACCAACAACAAGTCAGAGAGCGACCAAGAGGATAATGATGACGTCAATGACAATGACTGGTCTTATGGGGCAGAAAAGAAAG CCAAGAAAAGGAAATCTGATAAG AATCCAAACTCACCCAGAAGATCCAAATCATTCAAGCATAAAAGCA GCATGATGGGTCAGAGACGTCGCATGGACAACCAGGAGAGCCCGCGCATGCTGATGAAAGATGAGGCATTCCCTCAATAA